A stretch of DNA from Rhizobacter sp.:
GGCCGACGGTGGCCACGTCGCCCGCGTAGGGCACCACGAGCGCCGGCTTGCCGCTGTCGATCACGACCGACTCGACGAAATCGGCTGGCACGTCGCGTGCGCTGGGGGCGCCGGGCTCATGCTGGCCAAGCACCAGCAGGTCGGCGCAGAAGGCCGCCTGGGCCACGCCCCACACCGGCGGCGCGGTGCCGAGATCGCGCCACTCGACCTGCGGGCCCGGGCTCTCTGCCGAGTGGTCGAAGGTGGCACGCGCCCGGTCGCGGCGGTCGGAATCGAGCTTGAGCACGAAGGCGCCCGCCTGCGAACTCTCGGCCGCGGCGAAGGGCATCTCCACGAAGCTCGAGGTCACGGCGAAAAGCCCCGTGATGCGGGCCCCGTGGGTGGCGGCGAGCTGGCGTGCCACCTGCAGCCGGGCGGCGCAACGCGGCGACGAATCGAGGTGAAGGAGGATCTGTCGGATCGGGCTCATGGCGGGGCCTTTCTGCGCGGTGGTTTCTTGCGCGGCAGGGCTCAGCGCACGATGAGCACCGGCGTCGTGCAGTGCCCCAGCACGCGCGAGGTCACCGAGCCCATCACCAGCGAGCTGAGCGGCGACTGCCCGTGCGAGCCCATCATCAGGAGGTCGAACTGGCCTTCCTTGGCGGTGGCGGCGATGGTGTCGGCCGCATGGCCCACCTTGATG
This window harbors:
- a CDS encoding universal stress protein; this encodes MSPIRQILLHLDSSPRCAARLQVARQLAATHGARITGLFAVTSSFVEMPFAAAESSQAGAFVLKLDSDRRDRARATFDHSAESPGPQVEWRDLGTAPPVWGVAQAAFCADLLVLGQHEPGAPSARDVPADFVESVVIDSGKPALVVPYAGDVATVGQNILVAWNASRESARALTAALPLLAQAKQVHVVSWNDPQGAAQASADRAQLEQYLASHGITATLHWYGDGPGQPGERLLSLTTDLGSDLLVMGCYGHSRARELVLGGTTRTVLRSMTVPVLLAH